A single genomic interval of Geitlerinema sp. PCC 9228 harbors:
- a CDS encoding pitrilysin family protein codes for MNSTLQNRNVHRTVLPNGIVVIVVENPAADIISGRLFLQAGGRWVPRSQAGLPHLLAATITKGTEELSSLEIAERVESIGAGIGADAANDYFLTTMKTVSSDFPEILELVASLLRSPTFPESEVELEKKLALSAIRSQQEQPMAVAFDNLRQAMYPDHPYAFSSLGLEETVAHLTREDIKAYHQQYFRPDNLVISLAGRITPDDAVALVEKFFGDWQAPQTPLPKPAFSQPIAQPSVQTLAQDTQQTILMLGYLTSAVRNLEDGDTPSPDYPVLKLLNTYLGNGLSSRLFVELRERQGLAYDISAFYPTRLDPSHFVAYMGTAPENTDTALQQMRSEIERLGDRTLSEETLQTAKNKLLGQYALGKQTNGQLAQIYGWYEILGLGVDFDAYFPEAIANVTPKQAQDVAQKYLQQPYISLVGPQNAIANHACS; via the coding sequence ATGAATTCTACCTTACAAAACCGCAACGTTCACCGCACCGTACTCCCCAATGGCATTGTTGTTATTGTTGTTGAAAATCCCGCTGCCGATATTATTTCCGGTCGCTTGTTTTTGCAAGCTGGCGGGCGTTGGGTACCGCGATCGCAAGCTGGATTGCCCCATTTGCTAGCTGCTACCATTACCAAAGGCACCGAAGAACTCTCTTCTTTGGAAATTGCCGAACGGGTGGAATCCATTGGGGCTGGCATTGGGGCGGATGCCGCCAACGATTATTTCCTGACCACCATGAAAACCGTTTCCAGCGATTTTCCGGAAATCCTGGAATTGGTAGCTAGTTTGCTGCGATCGCCCACTTTCCCAGAATCAGAAGTAGAATTAGAGAAGAAACTCGCCCTCTCCGCTATCCGTTCCCAACAAGAACAACCCATGGCGGTGGCTTTTGACAACCTCCGCCAAGCTATGTATCCCGACCATCCTTATGCTTTTTCCAGTTTGGGCTTGGAAGAAACCGTTGCCCATCTCACCCGCGAGGATATCAAAGCTTACCACCAACAATATTTCCGCCCCGATAATTTGGTAATTAGCTTGGCAGGGCGCATTACGCCGGATGATGCTGTGGCACTGGTAGAAAAGTTCTTTGGCGATTGGCAAGCCCCCCAAACCCCATTACCCAAACCAGCTTTTTCCCAACCCATTGCCCAGCCCAGCGTCCAAACTCTGGCTCAAGATACCCAACAAACCATTTTGATGCTGGGATATCTCACCAGTGCTGTCCGCAATTTAGAGGATGGCGATACGCCTTCCCCGGATTATCCGGTTTTGAAACTATTAAATACTTATTTAGGCAACGGTTTATCCAGCCGTTTGTTTGTGGAGTTGCGGGAACGACAGGGGTTGGCTTACGATATTTCTGCTTTTTATCCCACGCGCCTCGATCCTTCCCATTTTGTGGCTTACATGGGTACGGCACCGGAAAATACCGATACCGCCCTGCAGCAAATGCGATCGGAAATCGAACGTTTGGGCGATCGCACGTTGAGCGAGGAAACCCTACAAACCGCCAAAAACAAGCTGTTGGGGCAATACGCCCTGGGCAAGCAAACCAACGGGCAACTGGCGCAAATCTACGGTTGGTACGAAATTTTGGGATTGGGTGTGGATTTCGATGCGTATTTCCCAGAAGCGATCGCAAATGTTACCCCCAAACAAGCCCAAGATGTTGCCCAAAAATACTTGCAACAGCCCTATATTTCTCTAGTCGGACCGCAAAACGCGATCGCCAACCACGCTTGCAGCTAA
- a CDS encoding Dethiobiotin synthetase, with the protein MDYPTARQFLIDQGTALLSQRNPDAFLMLLKRQQQPIPGQMTSILLALKVVFEELQKQEYPDYIDRHLTYAIYLLAIESQQLFARGQQVGVQWPPLLKEDIHRIDLAARSIFAGIWQEEA; encoded by the coding sequence ATGGACTATCCCACAGCCAGACAATTTCTCATCGACCAAGGAACAGCCTTGCTCAGCCAACGCAACCCCGATGCGTTTCTGATGCTGCTGAAGCGCCAGCAGCAACCGATTCCCGGTCAAATGACTTCTATCTTGCTGGCTTTGAAGGTAGTCTTTGAAGAACTACAAAAACAGGAGTATCCCGACTACATCGACCGACATTTAACTTATGCAATTTATTTACTCGCTATTGAAAGCCAGCAGTTGTTCGCACGCGGTCAGCAAGTAGGGGTTCAATGGCCGCCGCTGCTAAAAGAAGACATCCATCGCATCGATTTAGCCGCCAGAAGTATTTTTGCCGGTATTTGGCAGGAGGAAGCCTAA